A single genomic interval of Oncorhynchus tshawytscha isolate Ot180627B linkage group LG15, Otsh_v2.0, whole genome shotgun sequence harbors:
- the LOC112214412 gene encoding vesicle transport protein GOT1B yields the protein MISLTDSQKIGMGLTGFGVFFLFFGMILFFDKALLAIGNILFVAGLSFVIGLERTFRFFFQKHKMKATSFFLGGVLIVLIGWPIVGVVLEVYGFFLLFRGFFPVAVGFIRRIPILGSLLNLPFISGFVDKVGESNTMV from the exons ATGATCTCTCTAACGGACTCACAGA AGATCGGAATGGGACTTACAGGCTTCGGTGTGTTTTTCCTCTTCTTCGGAATGATCCTGTTTTTTGACAAAGCCCTCCTTGCAATAGGAAAT atCTTGTTTGTGGCTGGCCTGTCATTTGTGATCGGTCTGGAGAGGACGTTCCGCTTCTTCTTCCAGAAACACAAGATGAAGGCCACCAGCTTCTTCCTGGGTGGAGTGTTGATCGTTCTTATAGGCTGGCCCATTGTGGGAGTGGTCCTGGAGGTCTATGGCTTCTTCCTTTTATTCAG GGGTTTCTTCCCAGTGGCAGTAGGCTTCATCAGAAGGATACCCATCCTGGGCTCCCTGCTAAACCTCCCATTCATCAGTGGG tttgTGGACAAAGTGGGAGAGAGCAACACCATGGTATAA